The Sciurus carolinensis chromosome 18, mSciCar1.2, whole genome shotgun sequence genome contains a region encoding:
- the Rpl3l gene encoding 60S ribosomal protein L3-like isoform X3, with the protein MVSGLGLESGQRASRHSWGGGRWPSPRSPPSRTVLRASHRKFSAPRHGHLGFLPHKRSRRHRGKVKTWPRDDPSQPVHLTAFLGYKAGMTHTLREVHRPGLKISKREEVEAVTVVETPPLVVVGVVGYVATPRGLRSFKTIFAEHLSDECRRRFYRDWHKSKKKAFTKASKRWRDTHGKKQLQKDFAAMKKYCRVIRVIVHTQMKLLPFRQKKAHIMEIQLNGGTVAEKVAWAQARLEKQVPVHSVFSQSEVIDVIAVTKGRGVKGVTSRWHTKKLPRKTHKGLRKVACIGAWHPARVGCSIARAGQKGYHHRTELNKKCVPFSWQIYRIGRGLHMEDGKLVKNNASTSYDVTDKSITPLGGFPHYGEVNNDFVMLKGCIAGTKKRVITLRKVSTACGLRACSPWAVPASLSCPPACSSPSSCTIAAGPWRTSSSSSLTPPLSLAMAAFRQPKRRGPSWAPRRNIWKRRSQRPRETYKLRGTEGPEMHTLPLLSNKDRGQLFPVSQRVEGAERP; encoded by the exons ATGGTcagtgggctggggctggagtcAGGGCAAAGAGCAAGCAGGCAttcctggggagggggcaggtggcCGTCACCCCGCTCTCCCCCAAGCAGGACAGTTCTCCGGGCT TCCCACCGGAAGTTCTCTGCCCCTCGGCATGGACACCTGGGCTTCCTGCCCCATAAGAGGAGCCGCCGGCACCGGGGCAAGGTGAAGACGTGGCCGAGGGATGATCCCAGTCAGCCAGTGCACCTCACCGCCTTCCTGGGCTACAAGGCAGGCATGACCCACACCCTGCGCGAGGTGCACCGGCCAGGCCTCA AAATTTCCAaaagggaggaggtggaggcgGTGACGGTTGTGGAGACGCCGCCCCTGGTGGTGGTGGGCGTGGTAGGCTACGTGGCCACGCCTCGAGGCCTGCGGAGCTTCAAGACCATCTTTGCAGAACACCTCAGTGATGAGTGTCGCCGCCGCTTCTACAGGGACTG GCACAAGAGCAAGAAAAAAGCCTTCACCAAGGCCTCCAAGAGATGGCGGGACACCCACGGCAAGAAGCAGCTCCAGAAGGACTTTGCCGCCATGAAGAAGTACTGCAGGGTCATCCGGGTCATCGTCCACACCCAG ATGAAGCTGCTGCCCTTCAGGCAGAAGAAGGCCCATATCATGGAGATCCAACTGAATGGTGGCACGGTGGCTGAGAAGGTGGCTTGGGCACAGGCTCGGCTGGAGAAGCAGGTGCCAGTGCACAGTGTTTTCAGTCAGAGTGAGGTCATTGATGTCATCGCCGTCACCAAGGGCCGGGGTGTCAAAG GGGTCACAAGCCGCTGGCATACCAAGAAGCTGCCTCGGAAGACCCATAAGGGGCTGCGCAAGGTGGCCTGCATTGGTGCCTGGCACCCTGCCCGCGTGGGCTGCTCCATTGCACGGGCTGGGCAGAAGGGCTACCACCACCGCACCGAGCTCAACAAGAAG TGTGTCCCCTTCTCCTGGCAGATCTACCGCATTGGCCGAGGGCTGCACATGGAAGATGGAAAGCTGGTCAAGAACAATGCATCCACTAGCTACGATGTGACGGACAAGTCCATCACACCACTG GGTGGTTTCCCCCACTATGGGGAAGTCAACAACGACTTTGTCATGCTGAAGGGTTGCATTGCTGGTACCAAGAAGCGGGTCATCACGCTGAGGAAGGTCAGCACAGCATGTGGACTGAGGGCATGTTCCCCATGGGCTGTCCCAGCCAGCCTCTCCTGTCCTCCAGCCTGCTCAAG TCCCTCCTCGTGCACCATAGCCGCAGGGCCCTGGAGAACATCGAGCTCAAGTTCATTGACACCACCTCTAAGTTTGGCCATGGCCGCTTTCAGACAGCCCAAGAGAAGAGGGCCTTCATG GGCCCCCAGAAGAAACATCTGGAAAAGGAGAAGCCAGAGACCTCGGGAGACTTATAAGCTGCGTGGGACAGAGGGACCTGAGATGCACACCCTGCCTCTCCTGTCCAATAAAGACCGGGGACAACTCTTCCCAGTGTCTCAGAGAGTTGAGGGCGCGGAAAGGCCGTAA
- the Rpl3l gene encoding 60S ribosomal protein L3-like isoform X6 — MGAEETRGQDWLLGLERARGGRQHRPPVPRALFQCCPTLLGPGRQGPPERADEGVEAPSLNSRPLPCCPQSHRKFSAPRHGHLGFLPHKRSRRHRGKVKTWPRDDPSQPVHLTAFLGYKAGMTHTLREVHRPGLKISKREEVEAVTVVETPPLVVVGVVGYVATPRGLRSFKTIFAEHLSDECRRRFYRDWHKSKKKAFTKASKRWRDTHGKKQLQKDFAAMKKYCRVIRVIVHTQMKLLPFRQKKAHIMEIQLNGGTVAEKVAWAQARLEKQVPVHSVFSQSEVIDVIAVTKGRGVKGVTSRWHTKKLPRKTHKGLRKVACIGAWHPARVGCSIARAGQKGYHHRTELNKKIYRIGRGLHMEDGKLVKNNASTSYDVTDKSITPLGGFPHYGEVNNDFVMLKGCIAGTKKRVITLRKSLLVHHSRRALENIELKFIDTTSKFGHGRFQTAQEKRAFMGPQKKHLEKEKPETSGDL; from the exons ATGGGAGCTGAGGAGACAAGGGGCCAGGACTGGCTCCTGGGCCTAGAAAGGGCAAGAGGTGGGAGACAGCATCGGCCTCCTGTGCCCAGAGCTCTCTTCCAGTGCTGCCCAACCCTCCTGGGTCCTGGCAGGCAGGGGCCACCAGAGCGGGCAGATGAGGGTGTTGAGGCCCCATCCCTCAATTCCCGCCCCTTACCCTGCTGCCCCCAGTCCCACCGGAAGTTCTCTGCCCCTCGGCATGGACACCTGGGCTTCCTGCCCCATAAGAGGAGCCGCCGGCACCGGGGCAAGGTGAAGACGTGGCCGAGGGATGATCCCAGTCAGCCAGTGCACCTCACCGCCTTCCTGGGCTACAAGGCAGGCATGACCCACACCCTGCGCGAGGTGCACCGGCCAGGCCTCA AAATTTCCAaaagggaggaggtggaggcgGTGACGGTTGTGGAGACGCCGCCCCTGGTGGTGGTGGGCGTGGTAGGCTACGTGGCCACGCCTCGAGGCCTGCGGAGCTTCAAGACCATCTTTGCAGAACACCTCAGTGATGAGTGTCGCCGCCGCTTCTACAGGGACTG GCACAAGAGCAAGAAAAAAGCCTTCACCAAGGCCTCCAAGAGATGGCGGGACACCCACGGCAAGAAGCAGCTCCAGAAGGACTTTGCCGCCATGAAGAAGTACTGCAGGGTCATCCGGGTCATCGTCCACACCCAG ATGAAGCTGCTGCCCTTCAGGCAGAAGAAGGCCCATATCATGGAGATCCAACTGAATGGTGGCACGGTGGCTGAGAAGGTGGCTTGGGCACAGGCTCGGCTGGAGAAGCAGGTGCCAGTGCACAGTGTTTTCAGTCAGAGTGAGGTCATTGATGTCATCGCCGTCACCAAGGGCCGGGGTGTCAAAG GGGTCACAAGCCGCTGGCATACCAAGAAGCTGCCTCGGAAGACCCATAAGGGGCTGCGCAAGGTGGCCTGCATTGGTGCCTGGCACCCTGCCCGCGTGGGCTGCTCCATTGCACGGGCTGGGCAGAAGGGCTACCACCACCGCACCGAGCTCAACAAGAAG ATCTACCGCATTGGCCGAGGGCTGCACATGGAAGATGGAAAGCTGGTCAAGAACAATGCATCCACTAGCTACGATGTGACGGACAAGTCCATCACACCACTG GGTGGTTTCCCCCACTATGGGGAAGTCAACAACGACTTTGTCATGCTGAAGGGTTGCATTGCTGGTACCAAGAAGCGGGTCATCACGCTGAGGAAG TCCCTCCTCGTGCACCATAGCCGCAGGGCCCTGGAGAACATCGAGCTCAAGTTCATTGACACCACCTCTAAGTTTGGCCATGGCCGCTTTCAGACAGCCCAAGAGAAGAGGGCCTTCATG GGCCCCCAGAAGAAACATCTGGAAAAGGAGAAGCCAGAGACCTCGGGAGACTTATAA
- the Rpl3l gene encoding 60S ribosomal protein L3-like isoform X2 has protein sequence MGAEETRGQDWLLGLERARGGRQHRPPVPRALFQCCPTLLGPGRQGPPERADEGVEAPSLNSRPLPCCPQSHRKFSAPRHGHLGFLPHKRSRRHRGKVKTWPRDDPSQPVHLTAFLGYKAGMTHTLREVHRPGLKISKREEVEAVTVVETPPLVVVGVVGYVATPRGLRSFKTIFAEHLSDECRRRFYRDWHKSKKKAFTKASKRWRDTHGKKQLQKDFAAMKKYCRVIRVIVHTQMKLLPFRQKKAHIMEIQLNGGTVAEKVAWAQARLEKQVPVHSVFSQSEVIDVIAVTKGRGVKGVTSRWHTKKLPRKTHKGLRKVACIGAWHPARVGCSIARAGQKGYHHRTELNKKIYRIGRGLHMEDGKLVKNNASTSYDVTDKSITPLGGFPHYGEVNNDFVMLKGCIAGTKKRVITLRKVSTACGLRACSPWAVPASLSCPPACSSPSSCTIAAGPWRTSSSSSLTPPLSLAMAAFRQPKRRGPSWAPRRNIWKRRSQRPRETYKLRGTEGPEMHTLPLLSNKDRGQLFPVSQRVEGAERP, from the exons ATGGGAGCTGAGGAGACAAGGGGCCAGGACTGGCTCCTGGGCCTAGAAAGGGCAAGAGGTGGGAGACAGCATCGGCCTCCTGTGCCCAGAGCTCTCTTCCAGTGCTGCCCAACCCTCCTGGGTCCTGGCAGGCAGGGGCCACCAGAGCGGGCAGATGAGGGTGTTGAGGCCCCATCCCTCAATTCCCGCCCCTTACCCTGCTGCCCCCAGTCCCACCGGAAGTTCTCTGCCCCTCGGCATGGACACCTGGGCTTCCTGCCCCATAAGAGGAGCCGCCGGCACCGGGGCAAGGTGAAGACGTGGCCGAGGGATGATCCCAGTCAGCCAGTGCACCTCACCGCCTTCCTGGGCTACAAGGCAGGCATGACCCACACCCTGCGCGAGGTGCACCGGCCAGGCCTCA AAATTTCCAaaagggaggaggtggaggcgGTGACGGTTGTGGAGACGCCGCCCCTGGTGGTGGTGGGCGTGGTAGGCTACGTGGCCACGCCTCGAGGCCTGCGGAGCTTCAAGACCATCTTTGCAGAACACCTCAGTGATGAGTGTCGCCGCCGCTTCTACAGGGACTG GCACAAGAGCAAGAAAAAAGCCTTCACCAAGGCCTCCAAGAGATGGCGGGACACCCACGGCAAGAAGCAGCTCCAGAAGGACTTTGCCGCCATGAAGAAGTACTGCAGGGTCATCCGGGTCATCGTCCACACCCAG ATGAAGCTGCTGCCCTTCAGGCAGAAGAAGGCCCATATCATGGAGATCCAACTGAATGGTGGCACGGTGGCTGAGAAGGTGGCTTGGGCACAGGCTCGGCTGGAGAAGCAGGTGCCAGTGCACAGTGTTTTCAGTCAGAGTGAGGTCATTGATGTCATCGCCGTCACCAAGGGCCGGGGTGTCAAAG GGGTCACAAGCCGCTGGCATACCAAGAAGCTGCCTCGGAAGACCCATAAGGGGCTGCGCAAGGTGGCCTGCATTGGTGCCTGGCACCCTGCCCGCGTGGGCTGCTCCATTGCACGGGCTGGGCAGAAGGGCTACCACCACCGCACCGAGCTCAACAAGAAG ATCTACCGCATTGGCCGAGGGCTGCACATGGAAGATGGAAAGCTGGTCAAGAACAATGCATCCACTAGCTACGATGTGACGGACAAGTCCATCACACCACTG GGTGGTTTCCCCCACTATGGGGAAGTCAACAACGACTTTGTCATGCTGAAGGGTTGCATTGCTGGTACCAAGAAGCGGGTCATCACGCTGAGGAAGGTCAGCACAGCATGTGGACTGAGGGCATGTTCCCCATGGGCTGTCCCAGCCAGCCTCTCCTGTCCTCCAGCCTGCTCAAG TCCCTCCTCGTGCACCATAGCCGCAGGGCCCTGGAGAACATCGAGCTCAAGTTCATTGACACCACCTCTAAGTTTGGCCATGGCCGCTTTCAGACAGCCCAAGAGAAGAGGGCCTTCATG GGCCCCCAGAAGAAACATCTGGAAAAGGAGAAGCCAGAGACCTCGGGAGACTTATAAGCTGCGTGGGACAGAGGGACCTGAGATGCACACCCTGCCTCTCCTGTCCAATAAAGACCGGGGACAACTCTTCCCAGTGTCTCAGAGAGTTGAGGGCGCGGAAAGGCCGTAA
- the Rpl3l gene encoding 60S ribosomal protein L3-like isoform X5: MSHRKFSAPRHGHLGFLPHKRSRRHRGKVKTWPRDDPSQPVHLTAFLGYKAGMTHTLREVHRPGLKISKREEVEAVTVVETPPLVVVGVVGYVATPRGLRSFKTIFAEHLSDECRRRFYRDWHKSKKKAFTKASKRWRDTHGKKQLQKDFAAMKKYCRVIRVIVHTQMKLLPFRQKKAHIMEIQLNGGTVAEKVAWAQARLEKQVPVHSVFSQSEVIDVIAVTKGRGVKGVTSRWHTKKLPRKTHKGLRKVACIGAWHPARVGCSIARAGQKGYHHRTELNKKCVPFSWQIYRIGRGLHMEDGKLVKNNASTSYDVTDKSITPLGGFPHYGEVNNDFVMLKGCIAGTKKRVITLRKVSTACGLRACSPWAVPASLSCPPACSSPSSCTIAAGPWRTSSSSSLTPPLSLAMAAFRQPKRRGPSWAPRRNIWKRRSQRPRETYKLRGTEGPEMHTLPLLSNKDRGQLFPVSQRVEGAERP; this comes from the exons ATG TCCCACCGGAAGTTCTCTGCCCCTCGGCATGGACACCTGGGCTTCCTGCCCCATAAGAGGAGCCGCCGGCACCGGGGCAAGGTGAAGACGTGGCCGAGGGATGATCCCAGTCAGCCAGTGCACCTCACCGCCTTCCTGGGCTACAAGGCAGGCATGACCCACACCCTGCGCGAGGTGCACCGGCCAGGCCTCA AAATTTCCAaaagggaggaggtggaggcgGTGACGGTTGTGGAGACGCCGCCCCTGGTGGTGGTGGGCGTGGTAGGCTACGTGGCCACGCCTCGAGGCCTGCGGAGCTTCAAGACCATCTTTGCAGAACACCTCAGTGATGAGTGTCGCCGCCGCTTCTACAGGGACTG GCACAAGAGCAAGAAAAAAGCCTTCACCAAGGCCTCCAAGAGATGGCGGGACACCCACGGCAAGAAGCAGCTCCAGAAGGACTTTGCCGCCATGAAGAAGTACTGCAGGGTCATCCGGGTCATCGTCCACACCCAG ATGAAGCTGCTGCCCTTCAGGCAGAAGAAGGCCCATATCATGGAGATCCAACTGAATGGTGGCACGGTGGCTGAGAAGGTGGCTTGGGCACAGGCTCGGCTGGAGAAGCAGGTGCCAGTGCACAGTGTTTTCAGTCAGAGTGAGGTCATTGATGTCATCGCCGTCACCAAGGGCCGGGGTGTCAAAG GGGTCACAAGCCGCTGGCATACCAAGAAGCTGCCTCGGAAGACCCATAAGGGGCTGCGCAAGGTGGCCTGCATTGGTGCCTGGCACCCTGCCCGCGTGGGCTGCTCCATTGCACGGGCTGGGCAGAAGGGCTACCACCACCGCACCGAGCTCAACAAGAAG TGTGTCCCCTTCTCCTGGCAGATCTACCGCATTGGCCGAGGGCTGCACATGGAAGATGGAAAGCTGGTCAAGAACAATGCATCCACTAGCTACGATGTGACGGACAAGTCCATCACACCACTG GGTGGTTTCCCCCACTATGGGGAAGTCAACAACGACTTTGTCATGCTGAAGGGTTGCATTGCTGGTACCAAGAAGCGGGTCATCACGCTGAGGAAGGTCAGCACAGCATGTGGACTGAGGGCATGTTCCCCATGGGCTGTCCCAGCCAGCCTCTCCTGTCCTCCAGCCTGCTCAAG TCCCTCCTCGTGCACCATAGCCGCAGGGCCCTGGAGAACATCGAGCTCAAGTTCATTGACACCACCTCTAAGTTTGGCCATGGCCGCTTTCAGACAGCCCAAGAGAAGAGGGCCTTCATG GGCCCCCAGAAGAAACATCTGGAAAAGGAGAAGCCAGAGACCTCGGGAGACTTATAAGCTGCGTGGGACAGAGGGACCTGAGATGCACACCCTGCCTCTCCTGTCCAATAAAGACCGGGGACAACTCTTCCCAGTGTCTCAGAGAGTTGAGGGCGCGGAAAGGCCGTAA
- the Rpl3l gene encoding 60S ribosomal protein L3-like isoform X4, translating into MGAEETRGQDWLLGLERARGGRQHRPPVPRALFQCCPTLLGPGRQGPPERADEGVEAPSLNSRPLPCCPQSHRKFSAPRHGHLGFLPHKRSRRHRGKVKTWPRDDPSQPVHLTAFLGYKAGMTHTLREVHRPGLKISKREEVEAVTVVETPPLVVVGVVGYVATPRGLRSFKTIFAEHLSDECRRRFYRDWHKSKKKAFTKASKRWRDTHGKKQLQKDFAAMKKYCRVIRVIVHTQMKLLPFRQKKAHIMEIQLNGGTVAEKVAWAQARLEKQVPVHSVFSQSEVIDVIAVTKGRGVKGVTSRWHTKKLPRKTHKGLRKVACIGAWHPARVGCSIARAGQKGYHHRTELNKKCVPFSWQIYRIGRGLHMEDGKLVKNNASTSYDVTDKSITPLGGFPHYGEVNNDFVMLKGCIAGTKKRVITLRKSLLVHHSRRALENIELKFIDTTSKFGHGRFQTAQEKRAFMGPQKKHLEKEKPETSGDL; encoded by the exons ATGGGAGCTGAGGAGACAAGGGGCCAGGACTGGCTCCTGGGCCTAGAAAGGGCAAGAGGTGGGAGACAGCATCGGCCTCCTGTGCCCAGAGCTCTCTTCCAGTGCTGCCCAACCCTCCTGGGTCCTGGCAGGCAGGGGCCACCAGAGCGGGCAGATGAGGGTGTTGAGGCCCCATCCCTCAATTCCCGCCCCTTACCCTGCTGCCCCCAGTCCCACCGGAAGTTCTCTGCCCCTCGGCATGGACACCTGGGCTTCCTGCCCCATAAGAGGAGCCGCCGGCACCGGGGCAAGGTGAAGACGTGGCCGAGGGATGATCCCAGTCAGCCAGTGCACCTCACCGCCTTCCTGGGCTACAAGGCAGGCATGACCCACACCCTGCGCGAGGTGCACCGGCCAGGCCTCA AAATTTCCAaaagggaggaggtggaggcgGTGACGGTTGTGGAGACGCCGCCCCTGGTGGTGGTGGGCGTGGTAGGCTACGTGGCCACGCCTCGAGGCCTGCGGAGCTTCAAGACCATCTTTGCAGAACACCTCAGTGATGAGTGTCGCCGCCGCTTCTACAGGGACTG GCACAAGAGCAAGAAAAAAGCCTTCACCAAGGCCTCCAAGAGATGGCGGGACACCCACGGCAAGAAGCAGCTCCAGAAGGACTTTGCCGCCATGAAGAAGTACTGCAGGGTCATCCGGGTCATCGTCCACACCCAG ATGAAGCTGCTGCCCTTCAGGCAGAAGAAGGCCCATATCATGGAGATCCAACTGAATGGTGGCACGGTGGCTGAGAAGGTGGCTTGGGCACAGGCTCGGCTGGAGAAGCAGGTGCCAGTGCACAGTGTTTTCAGTCAGAGTGAGGTCATTGATGTCATCGCCGTCACCAAGGGCCGGGGTGTCAAAG GGGTCACAAGCCGCTGGCATACCAAGAAGCTGCCTCGGAAGACCCATAAGGGGCTGCGCAAGGTGGCCTGCATTGGTGCCTGGCACCCTGCCCGCGTGGGCTGCTCCATTGCACGGGCTGGGCAGAAGGGCTACCACCACCGCACCGAGCTCAACAAGAAG TGTGTCCCCTTCTCCTGGCAGATCTACCGCATTGGCCGAGGGCTGCACATGGAAGATGGAAAGCTGGTCAAGAACAATGCATCCACTAGCTACGATGTGACGGACAAGTCCATCACACCACTG GGTGGTTTCCCCCACTATGGGGAAGTCAACAACGACTTTGTCATGCTGAAGGGTTGCATTGCTGGTACCAAGAAGCGGGTCATCACGCTGAGGAAG TCCCTCCTCGTGCACCATAGCCGCAGGGCCCTGGAGAACATCGAGCTCAAGTTCATTGACACCACCTCTAAGTTTGGCCATGGCCGCTTTCAGACAGCCCAAGAGAAGAGGGCCTTCATG GGCCCCCAGAAGAAACATCTGGAAAAGGAGAAGCCAGAGACCTCGGGAGACTTATAA
- the Rpl3l gene encoding 60S ribosomal protein L3-like isoform X1, which produces MGAEETRGQDWLLGLERARGGRQHRPPVPRALFQCCPTLLGPGRQGPPERADEGVEAPSLNSRPLPCCPQSHRKFSAPRHGHLGFLPHKRSRRHRGKVKTWPRDDPSQPVHLTAFLGYKAGMTHTLREVHRPGLKISKREEVEAVTVVETPPLVVVGVVGYVATPRGLRSFKTIFAEHLSDECRRRFYRDWHKSKKKAFTKASKRWRDTHGKKQLQKDFAAMKKYCRVIRVIVHTQMKLLPFRQKKAHIMEIQLNGGTVAEKVAWAQARLEKQVPVHSVFSQSEVIDVIAVTKGRGVKGVTSRWHTKKLPRKTHKGLRKVACIGAWHPARVGCSIARAGQKGYHHRTELNKKCVPFSWQIYRIGRGLHMEDGKLVKNNASTSYDVTDKSITPLGGFPHYGEVNNDFVMLKGCIAGTKKRVITLRKVSTACGLRACSPWAVPASLSCPPACSSPSSCTIAAGPWRTSSSSSLTPPLSLAMAAFRQPKRRGPSWAPRRNIWKRRSQRPRETYKLRGTEGPEMHTLPLLSNKDRGQLFPVSQRVEGAERP; this is translated from the exons ATGGGAGCTGAGGAGACAAGGGGCCAGGACTGGCTCCTGGGCCTAGAAAGGGCAAGAGGTGGGAGACAGCATCGGCCTCCTGTGCCCAGAGCTCTCTTCCAGTGCTGCCCAACCCTCCTGGGTCCTGGCAGGCAGGGGCCACCAGAGCGGGCAGATGAGGGTGTTGAGGCCCCATCCCTCAATTCCCGCCCCTTACCCTGCTGCCCCCAGTCCCACCGGAAGTTCTCTGCCCCTCGGCATGGACACCTGGGCTTCCTGCCCCATAAGAGGAGCCGCCGGCACCGGGGCAAGGTGAAGACGTGGCCGAGGGATGATCCCAGTCAGCCAGTGCACCTCACCGCCTTCCTGGGCTACAAGGCAGGCATGACCCACACCCTGCGCGAGGTGCACCGGCCAGGCCTCA AAATTTCCAaaagggaggaggtggaggcgGTGACGGTTGTGGAGACGCCGCCCCTGGTGGTGGTGGGCGTGGTAGGCTACGTGGCCACGCCTCGAGGCCTGCGGAGCTTCAAGACCATCTTTGCAGAACACCTCAGTGATGAGTGTCGCCGCCGCTTCTACAGGGACTG GCACAAGAGCAAGAAAAAAGCCTTCACCAAGGCCTCCAAGAGATGGCGGGACACCCACGGCAAGAAGCAGCTCCAGAAGGACTTTGCCGCCATGAAGAAGTACTGCAGGGTCATCCGGGTCATCGTCCACACCCAG ATGAAGCTGCTGCCCTTCAGGCAGAAGAAGGCCCATATCATGGAGATCCAACTGAATGGTGGCACGGTGGCTGAGAAGGTGGCTTGGGCACAGGCTCGGCTGGAGAAGCAGGTGCCAGTGCACAGTGTTTTCAGTCAGAGTGAGGTCATTGATGTCATCGCCGTCACCAAGGGCCGGGGTGTCAAAG GGGTCACAAGCCGCTGGCATACCAAGAAGCTGCCTCGGAAGACCCATAAGGGGCTGCGCAAGGTGGCCTGCATTGGTGCCTGGCACCCTGCCCGCGTGGGCTGCTCCATTGCACGGGCTGGGCAGAAGGGCTACCACCACCGCACCGAGCTCAACAAGAAG TGTGTCCCCTTCTCCTGGCAGATCTACCGCATTGGCCGAGGGCTGCACATGGAAGATGGAAAGCTGGTCAAGAACAATGCATCCACTAGCTACGATGTGACGGACAAGTCCATCACACCACTG GGTGGTTTCCCCCACTATGGGGAAGTCAACAACGACTTTGTCATGCTGAAGGGTTGCATTGCTGGTACCAAGAAGCGGGTCATCACGCTGAGGAAGGTCAGCACAGCATGTGGACTGAGGGCATGTTCCCCATGGGCTGTCCCAGCCAGCCTCTCCTGTCCTCCAGCCTGCTCAAG TCCCTCCTCGTGCACCATAGCCGCAGGGCCCTGGAGAACATCGAGCTCAAGTTCATTGACACCACCTCTAAGTTTGGCCATGGCCGCTTTCAGACAGCCCAAGAGAAGAGGGCCTTCATG GGCCCCCAGAAGAAACATCTGGAAAAGGAGAAGCCAGAGACCTCGGGAGACTTATAAGCTGCGTGGGACAGAGGGACCTGAGATGCACACCCTGCCTCTCCTGTCCAATAAAGACCGGGGACAACTCTTCCCAGTGTCTCAGAGAGTTGAGGGCGCGGAAAGGCCGTAA
- the Msrb1 gene encoding methionine-R-sulfoxide reductase B1, which translates to MSFCSFFGNEVFQNHFEPGIYVCVKCGYELFSSRAKYAHSSPWPAFTETIHADSVAKRLENSRSQALKVSCGRCGNGLGHEFLNDGPKPGQSRFUIFSSSLKFIPKGKESAASKGH; encoded by the exons ATGTCGTTCTGCAGCTTCTTCGGGAACGAGGTTTTCCAGAACCACTTTGAGCCAG GCATCTATGTGTGTGTCAAGTGTGGCTATGAACTGTTCTCCAGCCGTGCAAAGTATGCACACTCATCCCCGTGGCCGGCATTCACGGAGACCATCCATGCTGACAGTGTGGCCAAGCGTTTGGAGAACAGTCGATCTCAGGCCTTGAAG GTGTCCTGTGGCAGATGTGGCAATGGACTGGGCCACGAATTCCTGAACGATGGCCCCAAGCCTGGGCAATCCCGATTCTGAATATTTAGCAGCTCACTGAAGTTCATCCCTAAAG GCAAAGAAAGTGCTGCCTCCAAGGGGCACTAG